The following proteins come from a genomic window of Aquimarina sp. MAR_2010_214:
- a CDS encoding DMT family transporter: MQNTKLSTYGIALAIIGIILFSAKAVLVKLAYKFDISSEHLLLFRMLFSLPIYVLLAFFNKPKDKEKIKNVDYLWVLFFGFVGYYLASYFDFLGLQYIKAGLERIILFIYPTLVIIISRIFLKNIITKRQLLAILLTYIGVIITFWGEFQIETTHMALGGFLIFLSALTYAIYLVGSGWLIPKFGVVTFTSYAMIVSSLCIIIQYLIFDRQDIMNYPLEVYLICIIMAVFSTIIPSYLVSAAIAKLGASNFSIIASLGPVSTILLAYFLLGENLSIVQIIGATIVIFGVYVISKKK; encoded by the coding sequence ATGCAAAACACTAAATTATCTACTTACGGAATTGCACTTGCAATTATAGGCATCATTTTATTTTCTGCAAAAGCAGTATTAGTCAAATTAGCATATAAATTTGATATAAGCTCAGAACATCTATTATTGTTTAGAATGTTGTTTTCTCTACCTATTTATGTACTACTTGCTTTTTTTAACAAACCTAAGGATAAAGAAAAGATCAAAAATGTAGATTACCTTTGGGTTTTGTTTTTTGGATTTGTAGGGTACTATTTAGCAAGTTATTTTGATTTCCTTGGATTGCAATACATTAAGGCTGGGTTAGAACGAATAATTCTTTTTATTTATCCAACACTAGTTATTATTATTTCACGGATTTTTTTGAAGAATATAATAACTAAGCGACAACTATTAGCTATTTTACTAACATATATAGGTGTGATTATTACGTTTTGGGGAGAGTTTCAAATCGAAACTACTCACATGGCTTTAGGAGGATTTTTAATTTTCTTGAGTGCATTAACTTATGCGATTTATCTAGTGGGAAGTGGGTGGTTAATACCTAAGTTTGGGGTAGTAACTTTTACTTCATATGCAATGATAGTTTCATCGTTATGTATTATTATTCAGTATTTGATCTTTGATAGACAAGATATAATGAATTATCCTTTAGAAGTATATCTTATTTGTATAATCATGGCAGTATTTTCTACAATTATACCTTCATATTTGGTATCTGCAGCTATTGCAAAACTTGGAGCTTCTAATTTTTCGATTATAGCAAGTTTAGGACCTGTATCTACAATTCTTTTGGCTTATTTCCTTTTGGGAGAAAATTTATCAATAGTCCAGATTATTGGAGCTACAATAGTGATTTTTGGAGTGTATGTAATCTCAAAGAAAAAATAA
- a CDS encoding TonB-dependent receptor domain-containing protein translates to MKKFTLILLSLFTSWCFGQQVVTGTVTDSSGTPLPYVNIIEKGSAKGTTTDDQGIYSITVDANTILVFSFIGFETQEIEVGTQEKIDVVLLEGEALSTIVVVGSRSPKRTATDTPVAIDIIDMQDIITKSGKIEINELLQYTAPSFNANKQSGSDGADHIDPATLRGLGPDQTLVLINGKRRHSSSLINVFGTRGRGNSGTDLNAIPASAIKRIEVLRDGAAAQYGSDAIAGVINIVLKDNVNKLTGSISYGTYNTNAKGDFPAGTPNTDGNRLDTENDGNIIADDKSFDGGSVKITANYGVEIGDGGYANFTTEYLSKNKTLRPGFDFRRGFGEAAIDGFNFFANAAIPISKKTEIYAFGGRNYRDTDAFAFTRNDGERVVTSIFPNGFTPRITSNIIDNSVSAGVRTETESGWKIDINNTWGKNNFHYFIKGTLNASLQDSSPTDFDAGGHSLSQNTTSLDLSRYYPNILKGLNIAFGTEYRTENFEIFAGEEASYATYDVDGLPITNPATQTQPTDPTGALRPGGSQGFPGYSPANEVDRSRSNLSVYADAELDISDSFLLGVAGRFEEYSDFGSTTNGKLAFRIKATEGVNIRGSVSTGFRAPSLAQIYYNLRFTDFQGGVATETLLSANNSPVTASFGIKQLDEEIALNGALGATATFGGFTATVDGYYISVKDRIVLTGTFAAPQIPNVAEAQFFVNGVDTETIGLDLILSWKGNFDFGDVSATLAGNINNMTIEDVNNGSLDEATFFGEREKAFLLASAPESKFAFNANYSKNKFNAGVGLTHFSEIVLIDFTDAEDVYGAKITADLNAGYRLTDNLKFTIGGNNIFNEYPDQQNDGETEAGGYWDAVQMGFGGAYYYARLDFNF, encoded by the coding sequence ATGAAAAAATTCACACTCATTTTATTGAGCTTATTCACCAGTTGGTGTTTTGGTCAACAGGTCGTAACAGGTACAGTTACAGATTCTTCAGGAACTCCATTACCTTATGTAAATATTATAGAAAAAGGGTCTGCCAAAGGAACTACAACAGATGATCAAGGTATATATTCAATTACCGTAGACGCAAATACTATTCTTGTTTTCAGTTTTATAGGTTTTGAGACACAAGAAATAGAAGTAGGAACGCAAGAAAAAATTGATGTAGTTCTTCTTGAAGGAGAGGCTTTAAGTACTATTGTAGTAGTTGGATCCAGAAGTCCTAAAAGAACGGCAACAGATACTCCTGTAGCAATTGATATCATTGATATGCAAGATATTATTACCAAAAGTGGTAAAATAGAAATTAATGAACTCTTACAATATACTGCTCCTTCTTTTAATGCAAACAAGCAATCCGGATCTGATGGAGCAGATCATATAGATCCTGCAACATTACGTGGTCTTGGGCCTGATCAAACTTTGGTTTTAATAAACGGAAAAAGAAGACATTCTTCTTCTTTGATTAATGTTTTCGGAACTCGTGGAAGAGGTAATTCTGGAACGGATCTTAATGCTATTCCGGCATCTGCTATAAAAAGAATTGAAGTATTAAGAGACGGTGCTGCTGCACAATATGGATCTGATGCTATTGCCGGTGTTATTAATATTGTTCTAAAGGATAACGTTAACAAATTAACAGGAAGTATCAGCTATGGTACGTATAACACAAATGCAAAAGGAGATTTTCCTGCCGGAACACCTAATACTGATGGAAATCGTTTGGATACCGAAAATGATGGAAACATCATTGCTGATGATAAAAGTTTTGATGGGGGATCCGTAAAAATAACTGCCAACTATGGAGTAGAGATTGGAGATGGTGGTTATGCAAACTTCACTACAGAATATCTTAGTAAAAACAAAACACTACGTCCCGGTTTTGATTTCAGGAGAGGTTTTGGTGAAGCCGCTATAGATGGTTTTAATTTCTTTGCTAATGCTGCAATTCCTATATCTAAAAAAACTGAAATATATGCTTTTGGAGGGAGAAACTATCGGGATACTGATGCTTTTGCATTTACTCGTAATGATGGAGAACGTGTAGTTACCTCTATTTTTCCAAATGGTTTTACACCAAGGATAACATCAAATATTATCGATAATTCTGTTTCTGCTGGTGTTAGAACCGAAACAGAAAGCGGTTGGAAAATCGATATCAATAATACTTGGGGTAAAAATAATTTTCATTATTTCATAAAAGGAACTTTGAATGCTTCTCTACAAGACTCTTCACCAACAGATTTTGATGCTGGAGGACATAGTCTTAGTCAAAACACAACCAGTCTTGACCTTTCCAGATATTACCCAAATATCCTTAAAGGATTAAATATTGCTTTTGGTACAGAATACAGAACTGAGAATTTCGAGATTTTTGCTGGTGAAGAAGCGTCATACGCAACATACGATGTAGATGGCTTACCTATTACAAATCCTGCTACTCAAACACAGCCTACAGATCCTACTGGAGCATTGAGACCTGGTGGATCTCAAGGGTTCCCAGGATATAGCCCTGCAAACGAGGTAGATCGTTCTAGATCTAACCTATCTGTATATGCGGATGCAGAATTAGATATTTCTGATAGTTTTTTATTAGGAGTTGCAGGAAGATTTGAAGAATATAGTGATTTTGGAAGTACTACTAATGGTAAATTAGCTTTTAGAATTAAAGCTACAGAAGGTGTTAATATTCGTGGATCTGTAAGTACAGGTTTTAGAGCTCCTTCCCTAGCTCAAATATATTACAACCTTAGATTTACTGATTTCCAGGGTGGAGTCGCAACAGAAACCTTATTATCTGCTAATAATAGCCCGGTAACAGCTTCTTTTGGGATCAAACAACTCGACGAAGAAATAGCATTAAATGGAGCCTTAGGAGCAACAGCTACTTTTGGTGGTTTTACAGCTACAGTAGATGGTTATTATATTAGTGTTAAAGATAGAATTGTATTGACGGGAACATTTGCTGCTCCTCAAATACCAAATGTTGCAGAAGCTCAATTCTTCGTTAATGGTGTAGATACAGAAACTATTGGTTTAGATTTAATACTATCTTGGAAAGGAAACTTTGACTTTGGTGATGTATCAGCAACACTAGCAGGAAACATCAACAATATGACTATTGAGGATGTAAACAATGGGAGCTTAGATGAAGCCACCTTTTTTGGAGAAAGAGAAAAAGCCTTTTTATTAGCTTCTGCTCCAGAAAGCAAATTTGCTTTCAATGCCAATTACAGCAAAAACAAGTTTAATGCTGGGGTTGGTTTAACACACTTTAGTGAGATTGTTCTTATCGATTTTACGGACGCAGAAGATGTATATGGTGCTAAAATTACTGCAGACCTAAATGCAGGATACAGGCTAACTGATAACCTAAAGTTTACCATTGGAGGAAACAATATTTTTAATGAATATCCCGATCAACAGAATGATGGAGAAACAGAAGCTGGTGGATACTGGGATGCTGTTCAAATGGGATTTGGTGGAGCTTATTACTATGCTAGATTAGATTTTAATTTCTAA
- the ychF gene encoding redox-regulated ATPase YchF, with the protein MKAGIVGLPNVGKSTLFNCLSNAKAQSANFPFCTIEPNIGVVNVPDSRLEKLEELVVPERVIPATVEIVDIAGLVKGASKGEGLGNQFLGNIRETDAIIHVLRCFDNDNIVHVDGSIDPIRDKETIDIELQLKDLESIEKKLDKVKRAAKTGNKEAQKEEAILLKLKEGLEAGVSVRAIDVSEDDHEAYVKPSQFITDKPVLYVCNVDEGSAVDGNDYVKKVKEAVASEKAEVIVLAVGTEADITELDDYEERQLFLQDMGLEEAGASVLIRAAYKLLNQQTYFTAGVKEVRAWTINVGSTAPQAAGVIHTDFEKGFIRAEVIKYDDFVKYGSESKAREAGKLGVEGKAYVVNDGDVMHFLFNV; encoded by the coding sequence ATGAAAGCAGGAATTGTAGGGTTACCAAATGTTGGAAAATCAACATTGTTTAATTGTTTGTCTAATGCAAAAGCACAGAGTGCTAATTTTCCTTTTTGTACCATAGAACCAAATATTGGGGTAGTGAATGTGCCAGACTCTAGATTGGAGAAGCTAGAAGAATTAGTAGTACCCGAACGGGTAATCCCCGCAACAGTAGAAATTGTTGATATTGCGGGTTTAGTAAAAGGAGCGAGTAAAGGAGAAGGACTAGGAAACCAGTTTTTAGGTAATATTAGAGAAACAGATGCTATAATACATGTATTACGTTGTTTTGATAATGATAATATTGTTCATGTAGATGGCTCGATCGACCCAATTAGAGATAAAGAAACGATTGATATAGAATTACAGCTTAAAGATCTAGAGAGCATAGAAAAAAAACTAGATAAAGTAAAAAGAGCTGCTAAAACTGGAAATAAAGAAGCCCAGAAAGAAGAAGCTATTTTATTAAAACTTAAAGAAGGATTAGAAGCGGGAGTATCAGTTAGAGCAATTGATGTCTCTGAAGATGACCATGAAGCATATGTTAAACCTTCTCAGTTTATAACAGACAAACCAGTACTTTATGTTTGTAATGTTGATGAAGGATCAGCAGTAGACGGAAATGATTATGTAAAAAAGGTAAAAGAAGCTGTTGCATCAGAAAAGGCAGAAGTGATAGTACTAGCAGTAGGTACCGAAGCTGATATTACTGAATTAGACGACTATGAAGAGCGTCAATTGTTTTTGCAGGATATGGGACTAGAAGAAGCAGGCGCATCAGTATTAATTCGCGCAGCATATAAGCTATTGAACCAGCAAACATATTTTACAGCAGGAGTGAAGGAAGTAAGAGCATGGACGATTAATGTTGGGTCTACTGCACCACAAGCAGCAGGAGTGATTCATACCGATTTTGAGAAAGGTTTTATACGAGCAGAAGTTATTAAATATGATGATTTTGTAAAATATGGTAGTGAGTCTAAAGCAAGAGAAGCTGGGAAACTTGGAGTAGAAGGAAAAGCATATGTTGTAAATGATGGAGATGTAATGCATTTCTTATTTAATGTATAG
- a CDS encoding TonB-dependent receptor domain-containing protein, translated as MKKLAFILIALSTSLCFSQQTVTGVVSDADGSPLPGVNIIEKGTSNGSTTDFDGKYSIEVNPEGILVFSYIGFNSKEVSVNSQTTINISLSAGAELEEIILVGSRALPRSNTTSSLPVDVLPAKELTSTGQITFDKALQYKIPSFNTVQTPVNDATSLLDPYEIRNMGPSRTLILINGKRKNLSALLYTQTSPGRGETGSDISAIPTDAIKRVEILRDGASAQYGSDAIAGVMNIILKDNPEEGSVTIRSGITSEGDGETIGISLNNGSSIGEDKGFFNYTVDFSKVSLANRPGTVDGQGEFDDFVFTNPDSYSSYLDAGGQALNGGATLTGLTAEQAQQEFIDNYVGTANHTTRLAEINASNTQGRADVDQFLALKPDAGNINGSPETAAAKFLVNGGYDINKNTQIYLNAAYVYKKINSFANYRTPYWRTEADFPYLADFFPDGPNGQYVGYVPTFEGDLNDYNATIGFKTKRNGWNYDLSYTTGGNTQTYKVNNSHNRNTVYSPSTWIDTNNNGSVDPGELTQGSELYRENSPISFDPGGTGFRHSVGNIDIAKLVTDKISIGFGTEFRTETFEIIEGDLASYDGGGADSFAGNSPENSGTFNRYNFGGYLDIAYDITEDFLVNGTVRLEDYSDFGDAFVWKLSSRYKFLDDKLTLRASISTGFRAPTLHQIYTQKAQYSFVPGAGIQVGGLINNVSPQAKLLDIPQLDAEESTNITVGIGAKINSNINFTIDYYNIQVEDRIVLSTEIGKTATDAVGNSIGNTNLDQLLNDNNLNDLSFFVNALDTRTSGIDVVANYKNINLAGGSLGFSLSGNYTIENERDGDVKNPAIVASAGQSVVNLTQEALFFTSRPKTKWILGTSYDIGKFGFSINNTYFGKTEFRQQGLSPNLKTEFIPKIVTDLGINFNATDKFTVAVNVNNLLNVLPEWEFKSLNAAGDAMMNDPAELKTASNLITFNQRYSQMTYDGFHFSQLGTMFNLSLNYKL; from the coding sequence ATGAAAAAACTCGCATTTATTTTAATCGCACTATCCACAAGTCTGTGCTTTTCGCAACAGACAGTAACAGGAGTCGTCTCAGATGCAGATGGTTCTCCTTTACCCGGAGTAAATATTATTGAAAAAGGAACCAGCAATGGTTCTACTACAGATTTTGATGGTAAATATAGTATCGAAGTCAATCCAGAAGGTATTCTGGTCTTTAGTTATATAGGTTTTAATTCTAAAGAAGTCTCTGTAAATTCTCAAACTACCATTAATATTTCCTTAAGTGCCGGAGCAGAACTTGAAGAGATCATTTTAGTAGGATCTAGAGCACTACCTAGAAGTAATACTACTTCTTCGCTCCCTGTTGATGTATTGCCTGCAAAAGAATTAACTTCTACAGGTCAAATTACATTTGATAAAGCATTACAATATAAAATACCATCATTTAATACTGTTCAAACACCAGTTAATGATGCAACCTCATTATTAGACCCTTATGAGATTAGAAATATGGGGCCTAGTAGAACCTTAATTCTTATTAACGGAAAACGGAAAAATCTAAGTGCTTTATTGTACACTCAAACTTCTCCTGGAAGAGGTGAAACTGGTTCTGATATTTCTGCAATACCAACAGATGCCATAAAACGTGTAGAAATATTAAGAGATGGTGCATCAGCACAATATGGATCTGATGCCATTGCCGGTGTAATGAACATTATTCTAAAAGATAATCCCGAAGAAGGTTCTGTAACTATTAGGTCAGGAATTACATCTGAAGGAGACGGAGAAACGATAGGAATTAGCTTAAACAATGGTAGTTCTATTGGAGAAGACAAAGGGTTCTTTAACTATACTGTAGATTTCTCTAAAGTAAGCCTAGCCAATAGACCAGGAACTGTAGATGGACAAGGAGAATTTGATGATTTCGTTTTCACAAATCCTGATAGCTATAGTAGTTATTTAGATGCTGGAGGGCAAGCTTTAAACGGAGGAGCTACTCTAACAGGTCTTACAGCAGAACAAGCTCAGCAAGAATTTATCGATAACTATGTGGGTACTGCTAATCATACTACCAGACTTGCAGAAATCAATGCTTCTAATACACAGGGAAGAGCAGATGTTGATCAATTTTTGGCCCTCAAACCTGATGCAGGAAATATCAATGGGTCACCAGAAACAGCAGCAGCTAAATTTTTGGTAAATGGTGGATATGATATAAATAAAAATACGCAGATCTACTTAAATGCTGCCTATGTATATAAGAAAATAAATAGCTTCGCTAATTACAGAACTCCATATTGGAGAACGGAAGCCGATTTTCCTTATTTAGCTGATTTTTTTCCTGATGGTCCAAATGGTCAGTATGTTGGATATGTACCTACTTTTGAAGGAGATCTTAATGATTATAATGCTACCATTGGTTTTAAAACGAAAAGAAATGGTTGGAATTATGATCTAAGTTACACTACTGGAGGAAACACACAAACCTATAAAGTAAATAATTCGCACAATCGCAATACTGTTTATTCTCCCTCTACATGGATTGATACAAATAACAATGGTTCTGTAGATCCTGGTGAACTTACACAAGGTTCTGAATTGTATAGAGAAAATAGCCCTATATCGTTTGATCCAGGAGGAACTGGATTTAGACATAGTGTAGGAAATATTGATATTGCAAAATTAGTTACTGATAAAATCAGCATTGGTTTTGGAACAGAATTTAGAACAGAAACCTTTGAAATTATTGAAGGAGATCTCGCTTCATATGATGGCGGTGGTGCCGATTCTTTTGCTGGGAATAGTCCTGAAAATTCTGGAACTTTTAATCGTTATAATTTTGGTGGATATTTGGATATAGCATATGATATTACCGAAGATTTTCTAGTTAACGGTACGGTTAGATTAGAAGATTATAGTGATTTTGGTGACGCTTTTGTGTGGAAACTAAGTTCGCGCTACAAATTTTTAGACGATAAATTAACTCTAAGAGCCTCAATTTCTACAGGATTTAGAGCACCAACACTTCATCAAATTTATACTCAAAAAGCGCAGTATAGTTTTGTTCCGGGAGCAGGGATTCAAGTTGGTGGATTAATAAATAATGTTTCTCCGCAAGCAAAATTATTAGATATTCCACAATTAGATGCAGAAGAATCCACAAATATCACTGTTGGTATTGGTGCTAAGATTAATAGTAATATAAACTTTACTATTGATTATTATAATATTCAGGTTGAAGACAGGATTGTACTAAGTACCGAAATTGGAAAAACTGCTACCGATGCTGTTGGTAATAGTATTGGTAATACAAACCTTGATCAATTACTAAATGACAATAACTTAAATGACCTAAGTTTTTTTGTTAATGCACTCGATACCAGAACTTCTGGTATAGATGTTGTTGCAAATTATAAAAATATAAATCTAGCTGGTGGCTCCCTTGGATTTAGTTTATCTGGTAATTATACAATAGAAAACGAAAGAGATGGGGATGTTAAAAACCCAGCAATTGTTGCTAGTGCTGGACAATCTGTAGTTAACCTTACTCAGGAAGCCTTATTCTTTACTTCTAGACCTAAAACCAAATGGATTTTGGGAACTAGTTATGATATTGGTAAATTTGGTTTTTCTATAAATAATACATATTTCGGAAAAACAGAATTTAGACAACAGGGCTTAAGTCCTAATTTAAAAACCGAGTTCATCCCTAAAATTGTTACAGATTTAGGTATTAATTTTAATGCAACAGACAAATTTACTGTTGCCGTAAATGTTAATAACCTATTAAATGTTTTACCAGAATGGGAGTTTAAATCTCTTAACGCCGCGGGTGATGCAATGATGAATGATCCGGCAGAATTAAAAACAGCTTCCAACCTAATCACTTTTAATCAAAGATATTCACAGATGACTTATGATGGTTTTCATTTTAGTCAATTAGGAACTATGTTTAATCTATCTTTAAATTATAAACTATAG
- a CDS encoding mechanosensitive ion channel family protein, producing the protein MKDLTRYFYNLLVSKGISENTAEYLNLLIGICILVVVLFLLDFVMKKVIVAIFKSYASKSKNTFDDYLVKNKTFDYLAHIVPLSLTIWIVPMLFIAFPTAEKYLETLFNVMVIVLIIWVLRSILRTFRDFLKSLDSFKDKPIDSYVQVFMIFVWFIGAILVFSLMTGKSIWTFLTALGAMSAVILLIFKDTILGFVASIQVAVNDTVRIGDWITMQKYGADGDVIEINLSSVKVQNFDKTITTIPTYYLTSQSFKNWRGMMNSGGRRIKRALLIKTSSISFLSEGDLDKLKKIELIESYLTTTQQDIDSYNQKSKIDKSVLMNGRNLTNMGVFRMYVELYLENHPFINKEMTIMSRQLPPSAQGTPLEIYAFSNNKIWKNYEQIMADIFDHLLSAIPYFNLEVFELNYTSEK; encoded by the coding sequence ATGAAAGATTTAACCCGTTACTTCTATAACCTTCTTGTTTCAAAAGGTATTTCAGAAAATACAGCAGAATACTTAAACCTTCTTATAGGGATATGTATCCTGGTAGTTGTTCTTTTTCTATTAGATTTTGTAATGAAAAAAGTTATTGTAGCCATCTTTAAAAGCTATGCCTCAAAATCTAAAAATACCTTCGACGATTATCTAGTCAAAAATAAAACCTTTGATTATCTGGCACATATAGTACCATTATCCCTAACAATATGGATTGTTCCTATGTTATTTATTGCTTTTCCTACAGCAGAAAAATATCTGGAAACCCTGTTTAATGTTATGGTTATCGTACTAATAATATGGGTATTAAGAAGTATTCTTAGAACTTTTAGAGATTTTTTAAAGTCTTTAGATTCTTTTAAAGATAAACCTATCGATAGTTATGTACAGGTGTTTATGATATTTGTATGGTTTATAGGAGCTATTCTAGTGTTTTCATTGATGACAGGAAAGTCGATATGGACATTCTTAACAGCTCTTGGAGCAATGTCTGCCGTTATTCTTCTAATTTTTAAAGATACCATTCTGGGTTTTGTTGCAAGCATACAAGTAGCAGTAAATGATACCGTTAGAATTGGAGATTGGATCACTATGCAAAAATATGGGGCCGATGGCGATGTCATCGAGATTAATCTATCATCAGTAAAAGTTCAAAATTTTGACAAAACCATCACTACGATCCCAACATATTATCTTACATCGCAGTCATTTAAAAATTGGCGTGGTATGATGAACTCGGGCGGAAGAAGAATTAAAAGAGCACTGTTAATCAAAACATCCAGCATTTCCTTTTTATCTGAAGGTGATCTCGATAAATTAAAAAAAATTGAGCTTATTGAATCTTACCTTACCACCACACAACAAGATATAGACTCTTATAATCAGAAATCCAAGATTGACAAAAGTGTATTGATGAATGGAAGAAACCTAACTAATATGGGAGTTTTTAGAATGTATGTAGAATTATATTTAGAAAACCATCCGTTTATCAATAAAGAAATGACAATTATGAGTCGTCAATTACCGCCTTCTGCTCAAGGAACACCTTTAGAAATATATGCCTTTAGTAATAATAAAATTTGGAAAAACTATGAACAAATAATGGCCGATATTTTTGACCATTTATTATCTGCTATACCGTATTTTAATCTAGAGGTATTCGAGCTAAATTATACTTCAGAAAAATAA
- a CDS encoding response regulator — protein MSKGGLRVIILYCFVYIGVSSYGQTNYKADGDKVALVEESSKEKSKPVDVRKGNFDDAIYQSELENNEKEAYLAEIAKKNTVINILLVSLVLLLIAFLFFYWKYRVRKKNSDVLKEKNEQLIEAKAEAEKLTNTKSQFISTVSHELRTPLYGVVGITTLLLEEKDISLKHKKLLNSLKFSGDYLLDLINKVLKISKIESNNEKLTKTPTNLLQLSQNLLYSFEYQAKNKNNELVLEIPNELPDVLDVDSLKISEVLINLIGNSTKFTENGKIWLRIKILSIDNEMITIRYEVEDNGVGIPEDKKEFVFEKFSQVGREFNKSEGTGLGLSIVKNLIEMMDSEIYLDSKEGRGTKFYFDLQLEIIDEKEEKEIDPNSSNINTIYRRILVAEDNKINQIVTKNLLNIIGYDCIIVENGFNALQMVKKEDFDLILMDLNMPYLNGTEATRRIREFNQTTPIIALTASELSEVQEECMGIGMNDIINKPLNKNDLKNIITKHLLP, from the coding sequence ATGAGTAAAGGGGGCTTAAGGGTAATAATACTCTACTGTTTTGTATATATAGGTGTTTCCAGTTATGGACAAACGAACTATAAAGCTGATGGCGACAAAGTGGCATTAGTAGAGGAATCTAGTAAAGAAAAATCAAAACCCGTAGATGTTAGGAAAGGAAACTTTGATGATGCTATATATCAAAGTGAACTTGAAAATAATGAAAAAGAAGCATATTTAGCAGAAATAGCCAAAAAAAATACGGTTATCAATATACTATTGGTTAGTCTTGTTCTACTACTCATAGCGTTTCTTTTCTTTTATTGGAAATATAGGGTAAGAAAAAAAAATAGTGATGTCTTAAAAGAAAAAAATGAACAACTCATTGAAGCAAAGGCAGAAGCTGAAAAACTTACCAATACAAAATCTCAATTTATTTCTACCGTAAGTCATGAACTAAGAACACCTCTATATGGTGTGGTCGGAATTACTACATTATTATTAGAAGAAAAAGATATCTCCTTAAAACATAAAAAATTACTTAATTCATTAAAATTTTCTGGAGACTACCTTCTTGATTTAATAAATAAGGTATTGAAAATAAGTAAGATTGAATCTAATAATGAAAAACTTACAAAGACGCCTACAAATCTACTTCAACTTTCTCAAAATTTACTATATTCTTTTGAGTATCAGGCAAAAAACAAAAACAATGAACTTGTTTTAGAAATACCTAATGAATTACCCGATGTATTAGATGTGGATTCTCTTAAAATATCGGAAGTTCTAATTAATTTAATTGGAAATTCAACAAAGTTTACAGAAAATGGTAAGATATGGCTTAGAATAAAAATTCTCTCCATAGATAATGAAATGATTACGATACGATACGAAGTAGAAGATAATGGGGTAGGAATCCCTGAAGATAAAAAAGAGTTTGTATTCGAAAAATTTTCTCAAGTAGGTAGAGAGTTTAATAAATCCGAAGGAACAGGGTTAGGTTTGTCTATTGTTAAAAACCTTATAGAGATGATGGATAGCGAAATATATTTGGACAGTAAAGAAGGGAGAGGAACCAAATTTTATTTTGATTTACAATTAGAAATTATAGACGAAAAGGAAGAGAAAGAAATAGATCCAAATAGTAGTAATATCAATACTATTTATAGACGAATCTTGGTTGCAGAAGACAACAAAATAAATCAAATCGTTACCAAAAACCTTCTAAATATCATAGGATATGATTGTATTATTGTAGAGAATGGTTTTAACGCACTACAAATGGTTAAAAAAGAAGATTTTGATCTTATTCTGATGGATTTGAATATGCCATATCTTAACGGAACAGAAGCCACCAGACGTATACGAGAATTTAATCAGACCACACCTATTATTGCTCTTACTGCTTCAGAGTTAAGTGAAGTGCAAGAAGAATGTATGGGAATCGGAATGAATGATATTATTAATAAGCCATTAAATAAAAATGATCTCAAAAATATTATAACAAAGCACTTGCTGCCTTAA